The DNA sequence TTCCCATCAGTCTCGTCTTTTGTCTTATCTTTCCTGCGATTTCCCTCGGTGTCATTGGAAAGAACAGTTATAGCCGTCGCACTTGCTCCAGCCGAGTCACTTACAACGGGAGCCGATTTAATCACGAGTTTTGAACTGGTGGCAATAGGAGTACCTGTCCCGCTTAAAGAAGGAGCGGAGGCGGAACGTTGCGCCGAGGTACCGGCTTTATTTGGTCCGGTTTTAACGTCATCGTGTTCATTAGGATGTTCTATAAAATCACGGAAGGTCAACATCGCCGCTACTGCTTCTCGCCGATCAAGGGTGTATTGGTCtaaagagaataaaataatgaaaaaaaaatcaatgatcaTAACGTGTACATGAACCTACTTACACGACAAGGCTGCGAGAATTCTCTTACTTCCTTAATCTCCCCTCCTTTTACCatttatttgcataattttacttcTTCGCTCCCCGCGCCTGGCTCTGAGAAAAGAACGACTCGTGACCGCTCGCGTTATGACATTACGCAAAGAGAATGGGAATAAAAATGGCCTTAATTATTAAGTGTAATAAATTGACAACTCGTGATCATCATAGTTTGCCTAACAACCAAGAAAAGTAGTTACTATTAAAAATCAGCCCTTTTGGCAATCAGTGAATCATAGGGCGCCACTTTCCGTCAACCCGGTCCAATTTAACATAGGATGTTCTACTGCTTCGTCTCTATGGGCGCTGGTGGTAGGCAAACCCACGCACGTAAGTGAAGGTCATTCGATGACGcaagttggggggggggggggggggcgcttgGGAGGAGTGGCAATCAATTGTAACAGCCACTCTGACTTACCAAGTTACATTAATGCCACAAAAAACCTTGTAATCAGTTTacaacaagagagaatgaagtAAATGTTGTTAAGGAAATCTCGGGTGCGATATACGGAGCCTCAGATTTTCGAAAAGTACCTCCCGTaatattcccgaaaaaaaaagacgtcttataattttttaACCCAAACGCTCTTGGGATTTATATCACCTTAAAAATTCTAAACTGTACCTTCCCAAAGAATATTGTCCTTAAAGTAACACTTCTTTATAGTCATTATTACAGCGATTCCAAGTACCAAACACAAAAAGGCAATCCAGGCTGAAATATGCGACCAGGCTTTGGCTTTTGCGAATTCCTCTTCCAACTTTTCAATTTCCATGTCGTCGGTAAGATTTCGTTTCTCCATGTCCTGACCAACCATGAAGCACGCGACGTACTTGCCGTCCACAAAAGATGCTATCAGCCAGACAAAAGGACCAACAAGGGACTTGCAGATGTTGGGAATAAGACGTAAACAATCAAACTTTCGCTTATAGTACGGTACACAACACCTATCGGTAACCTTCCATACGTCGCCAATTAGTAGAATGTTCATGATCAGCACTATGAAAAATGGGGCCATAAGGAACATGACGCCATAACACACGTGATTTTCCAAGGGACAATCGAAAAGTTCGGAGCTCAGTAGCTGCTGCAACCCCACCACAACAGCGGAGAAGAGAAGATTTTTTACCGTGATAGTGTTGTCGGACAGCAGGCCAAATAATCCGGGTTTGGATTTGGCGAAGTCCCTAGCCCTGGTGAGCACCTTGGTGAACAGGTCCATGGCAGTATTCTTAACTGGTTGGCGTGCAGTAATCGTCGATCAACCTGAGATAGATATTCAAAAAAACAACTGTTGAACGGAGGTGTAGACATACAttattgcccccccccccagggattcgcccagaaggcgaaatcctgAGGAGGCACTCcggtaactcgcgcgtatattaaggaaagtacttacagttgaaatatacagtcatacagtcaatatagaaaaaaatctcgatttgcttgaataggggccgcgaggaatcggtaagtaatgatgacgtttctattgtttgcgcccgcaagtacgaaatggttaggatgacgtaaagacagaacatccccaagggaccgcttaggtgtATTTTTTTAGGTAGCTtcgcagaacgatggacgattacagaaattcgccgacaatcaaattctgtgctgacttattccctgctcacagatgtccttccgctataaagtttaaaacaagactagaatgcgcgagtgtgaattgatcaaacgtccttttcaTTTCTATggcttcctttccggcaaataaaatgaactgaatgtaaaaagcgaaaaattcaacttctaattaaatattttcttatggtttagaataaactattctcgaaactgagaatgttttgattaaagctgtgtaaatcgacctgaaactgtgcatggaaccttgcgtttcctgtatttatctcacctattgtatggaatatttgtgaaaatcttccttatgaatcggtatatttcaaagagctacacaacgagcaagaatgctattgaccgacaatattcagagcgggggcagctgtagtgtcagcTATTACTAGTGTTTTAAAAATAGTCACCATAAGATTTTCGCGCGAACGTTCGAAACATGCAGTGGCGCACCTTTCCAAGCCAAGCGTGTCGTTTATATTTGACCTGTTAATAGAATATTCCTAGAGAATATCCACAATACTTGAACgatagttttgattttttcttcacatttttgTTCAAACTCCGAACAAGGTTTTTTCTCTTGGGTCGATGTTCGCCTTTTCAAGATAATCGGCGCATTGTCCCTAGgtttattaaattaatttttttctcacagcCGCctgttttttgacgttttaaGTATCTGTTTGGACCCTTTCATATGTTCGACAGGTAAAATACTTCACCATGACCCGTTTCGTGGACGAATGACAATGATATTTTTAATACCTTATCTTAGATAACCCAGTGCGCCCTTCGGCCCTTACCACCCCCAGTTTGAGACACCCCTTTTGATAGACACTATTAAATTTAGTTCGACGGCCACATACAAATTGAATTGAACAAAGATCcttaaaaaaatagcaattgGATGATAACTCAAAGCTTACTGGTATAAATGTTTCAATGAAAACCAACTTCGTCAAAATCAACATTTAAGCTACACAAATAGCTTAAAGCTTCAGTGATCATGAAAGTCAATGCGAGCACAAAAGCAACGGAATTGTGTTAAAGATGGGTTTCATCATAccattgaaaacaattttttcgaaGTCTTGGATTTTTTCAATTCGTCAAAGTCTGGTCCAAGTCCGACAGTGCTCCCACTTCGTTTctaccacaggcagcccaagcgcactatgttTGGGtgcgggcttcagaggtcatttggtcggaatatactagaattattagtgtattatctgatgccaaagaaatgaaaaaatcttAAAGGTATGAAGTCTTCtggtttgtctatctgtactagtagcctttaagataacgaagttCGAGATTTCTGATTTTTTAGCCACTCTGTcacactctgtgtcctacggccggtttaaacgccgtttagtagactttctttccatcgagtactggACACTATAAAAGAAGACTATATAAGACCCTTCTTTTCTAGTGctcagtactcgatggaaagaaaaacgactaaacggcgtttaaaccggccgtaggacacagaATGGCcatatgaactaaaggtaagggagctttttgaatcaatatttggagtgatcatgattttttttcttagcgttgtagattaGAATATATGTAACAAAgttcgaacaataagggcccgaattacatgtaataatgcaagaaatctcgaccttcgttatcttaaaggctactagtacagatagacaaacaagaagacttcatatctttaagatttttccatttctttggcatcagataatacactaataattcaagtatattccgaccaaataacctctgaagcccgaacccaaaCATAGTgtgcttgggctgcctgtgtttCTACTGATAAGATCCACCGAATTAATCAACTGGCAAAATTATTATACTTAGCCTTGATACATGTATTACATGCAATTCGGCTTCTTACCTTAAACACTTTAGTCCTCTCGAGGACAGACAGGCTTGTTGAAGAAAAGACTCGTTTAACTCTCTTTGTTGAATTTGTAACTCACTAAATTAGTGACTTCTGCTCGTGAGTTGCCCTTTATAGTTGTTTGTGTTGATCCATACGTGACTTACCACACGTTAAACCTTGCGTGAATAGTATGCACAGCTACAGACGACAGACTCAATTGTGATGTAAATATAAATCTAGGTGTAAATTGGTCATGCTACCAAACATGATTTAATAGACAGCCATAATTTGTTCAATTCATTGTATTTAGTTaatagttttccaaaatctcaACAGTCAACAAGCTGGATTATTCAGTTGTACTTGAATTTTGAGACTGTTGTTGAGTCATATGGTCACGCAACATTAGGTTTGTCCCAAGCCAAGAGAAACCTTATTTCATCTTGTTACTGATTACGTTTTATTATGCTTTATATTAAGATATGGATCCCGGCCATTCTTCAGTACAATGTCCACCCCACTAGAAAATCGAAATCTGTTGGTGCTGCGTAATAGGGGATATAGTATTCATTCAGTTACGGTTAGTAGCGGGGCCGGGAAGGCAGGTCTCACGAGATTCAGTGGCACTACCAATTGGGGCGCCAACACTGGTTAATCGCTATATGTTAGGCCGATGCAGAATTGAGAAAGCTTTAATGTTAAAAAATATTACGAGCATGGAGATGAGGAAATATGAGTTATTTAACGAAAACGAGCCCTTGTCGTGTCATGAAGCATGTTGCTTCTCTCTCTAGCGGAAatgtttacattattttttccGCATGAATGGGGCTCCGTCAAGAGGATATATTTAtactgttttaggtcaattctgtgcgtAAGTCATAACTTAGGGCCTtaacccatacacaaaatgttCCTGTAGAGCTATgaagaaaatatcaaaaacaaatttcttcaaataaTAATGTTGGCGGATTTTTACAGGCATAACATCGGATTTGCCCAACTTTCTTAGTTTCAATCGGCCCGAtttccatccttgccatccgttgcagCACTGGACTGCAGAAAACATTTTCAATGCCTAAATGTatgcttaaataacaaaaatggaCGGTTATTTTCAACATTCAGTGGGTGTGAagacaagttttatttattattattattttgtaataaCAGAAGGCGTGTCACAGCCCCTTTGAACTTTTCCGTCGAGCTTCTAAGAAAATTCTTATTACATGACCTTGGCTCTTGGTCCCCGACGAGAATCGAAGTCATCCTTTCTCAGAACCGATCGGATGCTCTATAGGCGTGACGTGATGCATGCATATCTCTAAGCCGTGTTGTTTCCGCTAGGAAAATCTACACTGTTAACCATGGCTCCTGCTGGGAgctttgctttaaaatgttcccGTCTTTCCGAGAAACTATTTCAACTGAATGTATAATACGTACTCTAATATTCTCCCCCATCCGTTCAAGTTGTATTAAATTTGTTTATGGTGGAAGACTAGTAGTTTCGAATAACTTggcacatttgcatttaaacgaGCTATCGCTCATATGCGATATGTGGTTAAATaaaattacttacttacttacttataaCTAGTAGTTTCGAATCATCTTACAAATGAATTAATCAACTTAGAACAGGAATGAAAtacccaactggcaggaggcaaccagttggttaTTAACAAGCGTGGCCAAGGATGTGAACTCGGGACGACTGAGACACAAATCCAGGTAGTGGTCAAAGCGAAGATTGCCTGGTTAGCTGCGCGGACCatcactcagggtctttaaaaaacTGAGAAGAAATGCTACCTTTTGTAATCTTATGACTTccgcaaacggttagactttctcgTCTTCTGATAAGGATGAAAAACTCGGCGTAGGTCCTGTCTCACGGCACTTTCACTTATCTGTTTCTTAAGGGACGTAAAAGAAActcacaccactgttcgaaaagagtacgggacgtagaccccggtggtttggccaacctttcctgggctgggtggATTATCTTGAAttatctgtaaggagagatcttaatataGGTATACCCTCATCTCCTTCAGCCAAATCAGGTGTTGTGATGGCTAACTGTAAACAGTGTAGACTCAGTGTATGTATATAACATTTTTATAATGATAACTTAGTACGTTATTGGTGTGACATTGGTGCGtggaatttgttttctttggtgtccattttgaattttgcagTCAGCTGGTGTATGCGAGGTCTGGAACAAAGACATCTTCGTAGTTGCCCGGACAAGCGATCGGATCTTTCGAGAGTATTCCGACAGTCTCAAGTCCCCATACCCCAGATTATTCTTGTTCCCAGGGCCTCGCACCAGCTGACCGAAAAACTCAAAAGTCTACGCATCGATAAAGtaagtaataatattaattcaaaTTTATACAATCTAATCGGATGtgaacccgggaccgccggataGCGAGTCTGACGCGCTGAGGTCACGCTGCCTCCCAGGACCACATTGTTCCTCAATTTCGCATTAATTTGGAATACTTCAGGGAAAGTGTGGGCGTACGGTAGTTGTTGACATTTCAGTGATCTCACTCGTTTGCTACGCTCATTaattcgatttctgatacgaaAATGAGTGCGTAAATA is a window from the Porites lutea chromosome 10, jaPorLute2.1, whole genome shotgun sequence genome containing:
- the LOC140951228 gene encoding uncharacterized protein, with product MDLFTKVLTRARDFAKSKPGLFGLLSDNTITVKNLLFSAVVVGLQQLLSSELFDCPLENHVCYGVMFLMAPFFIVLIMNILLIGDVWKVTDRCCVPYYKRKFDCLRLIPNICKSLVGPFVWLIASFVDGKYVACFMVGQDMEKRNLTDDMEIEKLEEEFAKAKAWSHISAWIAFLCLVLGIAVIMTIKKCYFKDNILWEDQYTLDRREAVAAMLTFRDFIEHPNEHDDVKTGPNKAGTSAQRSASAPSLSGTGTPIATSSKLVIKSAPVVSDSAGASATAITVLSNDTEGNRRKDKTKDETDGKQVKISLWKRAWRWLTGNEQEGEQNDNAEKDKEKGITGRFIGKEEEITIYPEGIPEQTGKKFVEDLFVGRSSDPNWDYHKKCDEFKKKYPRVTTGCPKDPWVRHDKTKDEVDSQKDPRDYFPLNTRDIEATSSV